Proteins encoded within one genomic window of Salipaludibacillus agaradhaerens:
- the speE gene encoding polyamine aminopropyltransferase, whose product MSIWFTEKQTEHFGITAKIKRTYVSEKTPYQQLDMVETEEFGNMLLLDGMVMTTERDEFVYHEMVAHVPLHTHPNPENVLVVGGGDGGVIREILKHPEVKKATLVEIDGKVIEYSKEFLPSIAGKLDDPRVEVKVADGFMHIAESDAVYDVIMVDSTEPVGPAVNLFTKGFYEGIAKALKEDGLFVAQTDNPWFHQDLIRNAYRDVSETFPVTRLYTANIPTYPSGLWTFTLGSKKHDPLHVAEERFRFHDIDTKYYTKDIHKASFVLPKFVADLTEA is encoded by the coding sequence ATGAGTATTTGGTTTACAGAAAAACAGACAGAGCATTTTGGCATAACGGCGAAAATTAAACGGACGTACGTCAGTGAAAAAACGCCTTATCAGCAGCTTGATATGGTGGAAACAGAAGAGTTCGGCAATATGCTGTTACTGGATGGCATGGTGATGACGACTGAAAGAGATGAATTCGTCTATCACGAAATGGTAGCCCATGTCCCCCTCCATACTCACCCGAATCCAGAAAACGTTCTCGTTGTAGGTGGTGGGGACGGTGGTGTGATACGTGAAATTCTCAAACACCCAGAAGTAAAGAAAGCCACTCTCGTGGAGATTGATGGTAAAGTTATCGAATATTCTAAAGAGTTTCTACCGAGTATTGCTGGTAAATTGGATGATCCTCGTGTAGAGGTGAAAGTGGCAGATGGATTCATGCATATTGCAGAAAGTGATGCCGTATATGATGTGATCATGGTTGATTCAACGGAACCTGTCGGACCAGCTGTGAATTTGTTTACAAAAGGGTTTTATGAAGGCATTGCCAAAGCGTTGAAAGAAGACGGCTTGTTCGTTGCTCAAACGGACAATCCATGGTTTCATCAAGACTTAATTCGTAACGCGTACCGTGATGTCTCAGAAACATTTCCCGTCACACGCCTTTATACGGCCAATATTCCCACATATCCAAGTGGATTGTGGACATTTACGTTAGGGTCAAAGAAACATGATCCGTTACATGTGGCTGAGGAGCGCTTTCGCTTTCATGATATCGATACAAAATACTACACAAAAGATATCCACAAGGCGTCCTTCGTATTACCTAAATTTGTAGCTGACTTAACGGAAGCTTAA
- the speB gene encoding agmatinase, whose translation MYFDEGYSGRKFIMADKTYEESQIVMFGIPMDYTVSFRPGSRFGPNRIREASIGLEEYSVYLDKHLEELAVHDAGDMLLPFGNAARSLDMIEGYADQLLEDGKFIVGLGGEHLVSWPVMRAVFKRHPNLAIIHIDAHADLRESYEGEVLSHSTPIRKVCELIGAENVYSFGIRSGMREEFHYAQESGMHMSKFTVAEPLKAVLPSLAGRPVYVTIDIDVLDPAYAPGTGTAEAGGISSTELLEAIHAIAGSEVTVVGCDLVEVAPVYDHAEKTAIAASKFLREMMLGFPKP comes from the coding sequence ATGTATTTTGATGAAGGCTATTCAGGGCGAAAATTTATTATGGCGGATAAAACATATGAAGAAAGCCAGATCGTCATGTTTGGGATACCGATGGACTATACAGTTAGTTTTCGGCCAGGTTCACGTTTTGGCCCTAATCGTATTAGAGAAGCATCTATTGGGCTAGAAGAGTACAGTGTTTATTTAGATAAGCATTTAGAAGAACTAGCTGTTCACGATGCTGGGGATATGCTTTTGCCATTTGGAAATGCAGCCCGCAGTTTAGATATGATTGAAGGTTACGCAGATCAGCTGCTAGAGGATGGTAAGTTTATCGTTGGTCTTGGAGGCGAACACTTAGTGTCATGGCCTGTTATGCGTGCCGTCTTCAAAAGACATCCAAATTTAGCAATCATTCATATTGATGCCCATGCGGACTTGCGGGAATCCTACGAAGGGGAAGTGCTATCCCATTCCACACCCATTCGTAAAGTGTGTGAGTTAATTGGTGCTGAGAATGTTTATTCATTCGGCATCCGTTCAGGTATGAGAGAAGAATTCCACTATGCTCAAGAATCGGGTATGCATATGAGTAAATTTACAGTAGCAGAACCGCTGAAGGCCGTGCTTCCTAGCTTAGCGGGACGCCCCGTGTATGTTACGATAGATATTGATGTCCTTGATCCAGCTTATGCCCCTGGCACAGGAACAGCAGAAGCTGGGGGGATTTCATCAACAGAATTATTAGAGGCTATCCATGCCATTGCTGGCTCTGAAGTGACAGTCGTGGGTTGTGACCTCGTTGAAGTGGCCCCAGTCTATGACCATGCTGAAAAAACGGCGATTGCTGCAAGTAAATTTTTAAGAGAAATGATGTTAGGTTTTCCTAAACCTTAA
- a CDS encoding DUF1934 domain-containing protein, which produces MPSTGSTVLITIHTTVKDGKRKEVHKMEASGRLFQRGHILVLRFTEPREEGQERTTDQTIKLSDGQMLVQRKGAITMNQRFIPGTETEGTYHSLYGPLAMRTSTSEVTYDWDEIAGEGDIHLRYGLVMQGASTGSYHMHVEIKEV; this is translated from the coding sequence ATGCCTTCAACGGGATCGACTGTCTTAATAACCATTCATACGACAGTTAAAGATGGGAAACGCAAAGAGGTTCATAAAATGGAGGCATCAGGTCGTCTATTCCAGCGTGGTCATATCCTTGTATTGCGTTTTACAGAACCGAGAGAGGAAGGGCAGGAGAGGACGACAGATCAGACCATTAAACTTAGTGATGGCCAAATGCTCGTTCAGCGAAAAGGGGCTATTACGATGAATCAACGGTTTATCCCTGGCACGGAAACAGAAGGAACCTATCACAGCTTATATGGCCCGTTGGCGATGCGGACATCAACATCGGAGGTTACCTATGACTGGGATGAGATAGCGGGTGAAGGTGACATTCATCTTCGGTACGGGCTAGTCATGCAAGGAGCAAGTACGGGAAGTTATCATATGCACGTGGAAATTAAGGAGGTATAG
- the argS gene encoding arginine--tRNA ligase, which yields MSQVEQLKEGLKKELAEATVRAGLASIEELPEIVIETPKDKTHGDFATNLAMQLARVAKKAPKMIAEDIVAHFNYETASVEKLDIAGPGFINFFMKKDYLTEIVSTVLEQKDDFGSTNVGNGKKIQVEFVSANPTGTLHLGHARGAAVGDSLCNILEKAGYDVAREYYINDAGNQIDNLALSLEARYLQELGEDAAMPEDGYQGKDIIGFAKEIVDTYNDRFKTSDREERLAFFREYGLKRELDKLKKDLADFRVNFDNWFSETSLYEDGKVELILEDLKKKGKTYEKEGAIWFQSTEYGDDKDRVLVKSDGSYTYLTPDISYHKDKFSRGFDELINIWGADHHGYIPRMKAAVQAMGYDEDQLGVQIIQMVNLFENGEKVKMSKRTGKAVTMRDLMEEVGIDATRYFFAMRAADTHLDFDLDLAKSQSNENPVFYVQYAHARICSMLRQAIDKGYTTGSSSDLSLLTAEKEQDLMKKLGEFPEAVADAATRRSPHRITHYVHELAQALHSFYNAEKVINENEALTNARLSLMEAVRLTLRNGLALVGVEAPEKM from the coding sequence ATGAGTCAAGTGGAGCAATTGAAAGAAGGCTTAAAAAAGGAATTAGCTGAAGCTACTGTTCGAGCTGGCCTCGCTTCAATTGAAGAGCTGCCAGAGATCGTTATAGAGACACCTAAAGACAAAACCCATGGCGATTTTGCGACTAACTTAGCGATGCAGTTGGCACGAGTAGCTAAAAAAGCACCTAAAATGATAGCGGAGGATATTGTAGCTCATTTTAATTATGAAACAGCGTCTGTAGAGAAACTTGATATTGCAGGACCAGGGTTCATTAACTTTTTTATGAAAAAAGATTATTTGACTGAGATCGTCAGTACCGTGCTAGAACAAAAAGACGATTTTGGAAGCACGAATGTAGGGAATGGGAAGAAAATTCAAGTGGAGTTCGTCTCCGCGAATCCAACAGGGACCCTTCATTTAGGACACGCAAGAGGGGCCGCAGTTGGCGACTCTCTATGCAACATATTAGAAAAAGCCGGTTATGACGTGGCGAGAGAATATTACATTAATGATGCAGGTAATCAAATTGATAATCTCGCATTATCCCTTGAAGCACGTTATCTTCAAGAGCTTGGTGAAGATGCGGCAATGCCAGAGGATGGCTATCAAGGTAAAGACATTATCGGCTTTGCTAAAGAGATTGTTGACACATATAATGACCGCTTTAAAACGAGCGACCGTGAAGAAAGACTCGCCTTTTTCCGTGAATATGGTCTTAAGCGTGAATTAGACAAGCTCAAAAAGGATTTGGCTGATTTTAGAGTGAATTTTGATAACTGGTTTTCTGAGACGTCGTTATACGAGGATGGTAAAGTAGAACTTATCTTGGAAGATTTGAAAAAGAAGGGTAAAACGTACGAAAAGGAAGGAGCCATTTGGTTCCAGTCCACTGAGTACGGTGATGATAAAGACCGTGTTCTTGTAAAAAGTGATGGTTCTTACACGTATCTAACGCCTGATATTTCTTATCATAAAGATAAATTTTCTCGTGGATTTGATGAATTAATTAATATTTGGGGAGCGGATCATCACGGATATATTCCGCGGATGAAAGCGGCTGTTCAAGCGATGGGCTATGATGAAGATCAGCTGGGTGTGCAAATTATTCAAATGGTGAACTTATTTGAAAATGGAGAAAAAGTGAAAATGAGTAAGCGAACAGGCAAAGCGGTTACAATGCGTGATCTTATGGAAGAGGTAGGGATTGATGCAACTCGTTATTTCTTTGCCATGCGTGCTGCTGATACCCATTTAGACTTCGATCTAGACTTAGCTAAGTCCCAATCCAATGAAAACCCAGTATTTTATGTTCAATATGCCCATGCGCGTATTTGCAGCATGCTACGACAGGCAATCGATAAGGGCTATACAACAGGGTCATCAAGTGACTTAAGTCTGTTGACAGCTGAAAAAGAACAGGATCTTATGAAAAAATTAGGTGAGTTTCCTGAAGCGGTAGCTGATGCAGCGACCCGTCGTTCACCACACCGCATCACTCATTACGTGCATGAGCTTGCTCAAGCGTTACATAGCTTTTACAACGCTGAAAAAGTCATAAACGAAAATGAGGCACTGACGAATGCACGTCTATCTCTTATGGAAGCTGTTAGGCTGACATTGAGAAACGGGCTTGCCCTTGTAGGTGTTGAAGCACCTGAAAAAATGTAA
- a CDS encoding XapX domain-containing protein, whose translation MQEVILALVAGLVVGFLFGLIKLPIPAPPALAGVMGIFGVYLGYKLFQWVTASFFG comes from the coding sequence ATGCAAGAAGTTATTTTAGCTTTAGTAGCAGGACTCGTTGTTGGTTTCCTTTTTGGCTTAATCAAACTACCTATTCCGGCGCCACCAGCATTAGCAGGGGTGATGGGGATATTTGGTGTATATTTAGGTTATAAGTTATTCCAATGGGTGACGGCATCATTTTTCGGATAA
- a CDS encoding alpha/beta fold hydrolase has translation MPWTKDRHQAAIYFEKEGRGVPLLFVHPPAMGHVTFRRQKNGLSKKFKVLTLDLRGNGRSGNDDTPLSMELLAEDVIRVLDAARVKRAFICGYSNGGSIVQEVAIRYPDRVCGIILLGGFSEVNSFLLRNEFRAGILAAKAKQMTLISRVLAVAHERDSEKKRQLRHYIRKMSPSVLEEYYRLGLAYKSTERLECIYCPVLLLYGRRDDYVHHYRHLFHNNVTGPVEQVLVDDVGHQLPTKKASAVQQVITRFILQYR, from the coding sequence ATGCCATGGACGAAAGATCGACATCAAGCAGCTATATATTTTGAAAAGGAGGGGAGAGGTGTTCCGCTCCTTTTTGTGCATCCTCCTGCGATGGGGCATGTCACTTTTCGCAGACAAAAAAATGGTCTATCAAAAAAGTTTAAAGTCTTAACTTTGGATCTTCGTGGGAATGGGCGAAGCGGAAACGATGACACCCCCCTTTCGATGGAACTACTTGCCGAAGATGTGATAAGGGTACTAGATGCAGCTAGAGTAAAGCGGGCATTTATTTGCGGCTATTCAAATGGAGGATCTATTGTTCAAGAAGTGGCTATACGTTACCCTGACAGAGTGTGTGGCATTATTTTGCTTGGTGGGTTCTCCGAAGTCAATAGTTTTTTATTACGAAACGAATTTCGTGCGGGCATACTGGCAGCTAAAGCAAAACAAATGACGTTGATTAGCCGTGTATTAGCAGTAGCTCATGAACGTGATAGCGAGAAAAAACGGCAACTAAGACATTATATTCGTAAGATGTCTCCGTCTGTTCTTGAAGAATATTATCGGCTAGGCTTAGCCTATAAATCAACCGAGAGACTAGAGTGTATCTATTGTCCTGTCCTCCTCCTTTATGGCAGGAGAGATGATTACGTTCATCATTACCGACATCTTTTTCATAATAACGTGACGGGGCCAGTGGAACAAGTCCTAGTAGATGATGTTGGCCACCAGCTCCCGACGAAAAAGGCATCAGCTGTCCAACAAGTTATAACACGGTTTATACTGCAATATCGCTAA
- a CDS encoding heavy metal translocating P-type ATPase — protein MKLGTSLKKDSQVPIDYMIKCLTSAFTHRQLTLSLLGGACLLIAMLADLYEGSLWQFVALLSYVLSYVIGGFYKAREGITDLVNERAFNVEILMILAALGAASIGYWNEGAILIFIFSLSGALETYTWDKSKKDLSKLVEMAPLEANKWLNDGRTMTVSVEDLAIGDTILIRSGERVPADGKVIRGETVIDEAPITGEPLSVSKQEGDDVYTGTMNGSGPIMVEVMKENADTLFQKMIKLVEQAKASRPPTQLFIEKIEGPYVIAVLLGMAIMLVLPPLAFNTPFQETFYKAMVFLVVASPCAVVASIMPALLSAISNGARRGILMKGGTYLEQLSKTAVVAFDKTGTITEGKPKVTNWFCSLPEDITPYVIALEQQSNHPLAKAIVTFCEKNGTHQQVTISSSQDMTGFGIVGSIGQDQWAIGNYKLMTSLKKEKETALTEELTELTNKWENEGKTLVYIARNTQIIGLIAIKDAIREDAQELVNYLESQGLQTIMITGDQETTAQAIAKEAGVGDWISSCLPADKVKKITQLKETYGPIVMVGDGVNDAPAMAKADIGIAMGCGTDVAIDTADMVLMKSELKKIAFSYQLSKKLNRIITQNLIFSVSVIIALLITNFTQGLSLPIGVLGHEGSTILVILNGLRLLKF, from the coding sequence ATGAAATTAGGCACATCTCTTAAAAAAGACTCACAAGTCCCTATTGATTACATGATAAAATGCTTGACCAGTGCGTTCACACATCGACAGCTAACACTGTCACTTTTAGGCGGTGCCTGTCTTCTGATCGCCATGCTCGCTGATCTGTATGAAGGGAGCCTTTGGCAATTTGTTGCGTTATTAAGTTACGTCCTCTCCTACGTAATAGGTGGGTTTTACAAAGCAAGAGAAGGGATTACAGACTTAGTGAATGAACGGGCTTTTAACGTGGAAATTTTGATGATTCTTGCTGCACTGGGGGCCGCTTCAATCGGATATTGGAACGAAGGGGCAATCTTAATTTTTATCTTTTCATTAAGTGGTGCTTTAGAAACTTACACGTGGGACAAAAGCAAAAAAGACTTGTCAAAGCTTGTAGAAATGGCTCCTTTAGAAGCGAACAAGTGGCTTAACGATGGAAGAACTATGACTGTCTCTGTCGAAGATTTAGCAATAGGTGATACGATTCTAATACGTAGTGGTGAAAGGGTTCCTGCTGATGGGAAGGTCATTCGTGGTGAAACGGTCATAGATGAAGCACCTATTACAGGAGAACCACTCTCTGTAAGTAAACAAGAAGGAGATGATGTCTATACCGGTACAATGAATGGAAGTGGCCCTATCATGGTTGAGGTGATGAAGGAAAATGCCGACACACTTTTTCAAAAAATGATCAAGCTTGTGGAGCAAGCGAAAGCTAGTCGTCCCCCTACCCAGTTATTCATTGAGAAAATAGAAGGCCCGTATGTGATAGCAGTGCTTTTAGGAATGGCCATCATGCTTGTCTTACCGCCTCTTGCTTTTAACACTCCCTTTCAAGAGACTTTTTACAAGGCAATGGTGTTTCTCGTGGTTGCCTCTCCTTGTGCCGTCGTCGCTTCTATAATGCCTGCCCTTCTCTCTGCTATATCTAATGGGGCACGGCGAGGTATCCTCATGAAAGGTGGAACATATCTAGAGCAGTTATCTAAAACAGCTGTCGTAGCCTTTGATAAAACAGGGACCATTACAGAAGGAAAGCCTAAGGTGACCAATTGGTTTTGTTCTCTTCCAGAAGATATTACGCCTTACGTGATCGCCCTTGAACAACAATCAAATCATCCTTTAGCTAAAGCTATCGTCACTTTTTGTGAAAAGAATGGTACACACCAACAGGTGACTATCTCTTCGAGTCAAGATATGACTGGGTTTGGAATAGTCGGCTCTATCGGCCAAGATCAGTGGGCAATTGGCAACTATAAATTGATGACGTCGCTTAAAAAGGAAAAAGAAACGGCCCTCACAGAAGAACTGACAGAGCTTACAAACAAGTGGGAAAACGAAGGAAAAACGCTCGTTTATATTGCTAGAAATACCCAGATAATTGGTTTAATAGCTATTAAAGATGCCATTCGTGAGGACGCACAAGAGCTTGTTAACTACCTGGAGAGCCAAGGGCTTCAAACGATTATGATCACCGGGGATCAGGAAACAACCGCACAAGCAATTGCTAAAGAAGCTGGTGTGGGCGACTGGATATCTTCCTGTTTACCTGCTGATAAAGTCAAGAAGATCACCCAGTTAAAAGAAACATATGGACCTATTGTTATGGTTGGAGATGGCGTCAATGACGCTCCTGCAATGGCTAAAGCGGATATTGGCATAGCGATGGGCTGTGGTACTGATGTGGCAATAGATACTGCCGATATGGTCCTTATGAAAAGTGAGCTAAAAAAAATAGCATTCTCTTACCAGCTCTCCAAGAAATTAAATCGCATTATTACTCAAAACCTTATTTTCTCTGTCTCTGTCATCATAGCGCTTCTCATCACTAATTTTACTCAAGGGCTCTCCCTTCCTATTGGTGTATTAGGACATGAAGGAAGTACGATTCTCGTTATCTTAAACGGTCTTCGTTTATTAAAATTTTAA
- the cls gene encoding cardiolipin synthase yields MWLYIFIVCLLLVTWITVDLILGTKRQRSTLSPYKDGVIRKSQAVLFTHGDSLFDHMLSTIDKAHHHIHIQFFIFRSDHIGQKFLDLFKQKAQQGIDVRLLVDWGGDHISRKEKASLKKAGVQVAITNVPAFPFLFYSINKRNHRKVSIIDGEHGYIGGYNVGDEYLGRDPKKGRWRDYHLYIQGEACQDLQQQFVKDWNTASNDLLSLEPLTSKTLKAGPTSLTMVTTDGSHVIESIHGMLDKAEKSIFIGTPYFIPDKSLTAKLIDLAEKGMEINVLLPKYPDHPLVKDAAYPYFPALLQAGVHFHQFYEGFYHAKVIIVDDALICIGTSNFDKRSFFINKEINCFIEDSEWTRDAKAEIEKDLIESSEPITMAHVQNRSLWEKTKEKLATLISYFL; encoded by the coding sequence ATGTGGCTATACATCTTTATTGTATGTCTCCTTCTCGTTACATGGATAACGGTTGATTTAATACTAGGAACAAAGCGCCAACGCTCTACCTTATCACCATATAAAGACGGTGTCATTCGAAAAAGTCAAGCTGTTTTATTTACACACGGTGATTCATTATTTGATCACATGCTAAGTACGATTGATAAAGCCCACCACCATATACATATTCAATTCTTTATTTTTCGCAGTGATCATATCGGGCAGAAATTTCTTGATCTCTTTAAACAAAAAGCTCAGCAAGGGATAGACGTTCGCTTACTCGTTGACTGGGGTGGCGATCATATTTCACGTAAAGAGAAAGCCTCTTTAAAAAAAGCCGGTGTTCAAGTAGCTATAACAAACGTACCTGCTTTCCCCTTTCTTTTTTACTCTATCAATAAACGAAACCATAGAAAAGTATCTATTATTGATGGTGAACATGGGTATATAGGCGGTTACAATGTAGGCGATGAATACTTAGGTCGGGATCCTAAAAAGGGCCGCTGGCGTGACTATCATTTGTACATACAAGGTGAGGCGTGTCAGGATCTTCAACAACAATTCGTAAAAGATTGGAACACTGCCTCTAATGACTTATTGTCTCTTGAGCCATTAACTAGCAAAACACTTAAAGCAGGACCGACATCTCTCACTATGGTTACCACTGATGGCTCACACGTAATTGAGTCCATCCATGGCATGCTTGACAAAGCTGAGAAGTCCATCTTTATTGGCACGCCTTATTTTATTCCTGATAAATCACTGACTGCTAAATTGATTGATCTTGCAGAAAAAGGGATGGAGATTAACGTTCTCCTCCCTAAATACCCGGATCACCCACTTGTAAAGGACGCTGCCTATCCTTATTTCCCTGCTTTACTCCAGGCTGGTGTGCATTTTCACCAATTTTATGAGGGATTTTATCACGCCAAAGTGATTATTGTAGATGATGCTTTAATATGTATCGGCACGTCAAATTTTGATAAAAGAAGCTTCTTTATTAATAAAGAAATTAATTGCTTCATTGAGGATTCAGAATGGACACGTGACGCGAAGGCTGAGATCGAGAAGGATCTAATTGAAAGCTCTGAGCCAATTACGATGGCGCATGTTCAAAACCGCTCTTTGTGGGAAAAAACAAAAGAAAAATTGGCCACCTTAATCTCTTACTTTTTATAG
- a CDS encoding (Fe-S)-binding protein, giving the protein MSLVFINWILFSVVTVYAIYLFASLVKTRRDYIKLGQKPEFILSKKERIEAVMTMVFGQKKLLKDKKSGIIHVMLFYGFILVQFSAIDVIWKGLSPGSHLPLGPFYPAFTLSQELVVVMILVAVVWAFHRRYVEKLVRLKRNFKAGLVLIFIGGLMISKLFAKGMEMIWLDKQATFAEPIATAIATAFGWMSEGAAGVGFFVFWWAHLLFLLTFLVYIPQSKHAHLIAGPANVWLGPTHKKGQLEAIDFEDEESEKFGKNQIEDFDQKQLLDLYACVECGRCTSVCPATGTGKILSPMDLIVKMRDHLTEKGAVVTSRAPWMPKFAFNHTLGNRLASAGGKEAAATLEENPYDTNLIGEVITEEELWACTTCRNCEDQCPVMNEHVDKIIDMRRYLVLTEGQMDPEAQRTIKNIEKQGNPWGINRKEREKWREQDETLDIPTVKDMKKRGEDFDYLFFVGSMGSYDNRSQKIVRAFARIMNEAGVTFAILGNKEKNSGDTPRRIGNEFLFQELATANIQEFEKNNIKRIVTIDPHTYNTFKNEYPDFGLDAEVYHHTELIFKWLKEGRIRPKKEVNETIVYHDSCYLGRYNDVYDPPREILKAIPGVKLVEMERNRENGMCCGAGGGMMWMEENTGTRVNEARTEQALATSPGVIGSACPYCLTMLSDGTKAKEMEDSVKTLDVAEIVVASLQEETSLSHI; this is encoded by the coding sequence GTGAGCCTCGTTTTTATTAATTGGATTTTGTTTAGTGTTGTAACCGTTTACGCCATCTATTTGTTTGCCTCTCTTGTCAAAACGAGACGAGATTATATTAAGCTAGGGCAAAAGCCAGAATTTATCCTTTCGAAAAAGGAGCGTATAGAGGCTGTCATGACGATGGTATTCGGACAGAAAAAGCTTCTAAAAGATAAAAAGAGTGGGATCATCCATGTAATGCTTTTTTATGGATTTATTCTCGTGCAATTCTCAGCAATTGATGTGATTTGGAAGGGATTGAGTCCAGGAAGTCACCTCCCCCTTGGACCATTCTATCCTGCATTCACACTATCGCAAGAGTTAGTAGTGGTGATGATATTAGTTGCGGTAGTATGGGCTTTTCATCGTCGCTATGTGGAGAAACTAGTAAGGTTGAAACGTAACTTCAAAGCAGGGCTTGTCCTTATTTTTATTGGCGGATTAATGATTTCTAAGTTGTTTGCTAAAGGAATGGAGATGATTTGGCTTGATAAGCAAGCCACTTTTGCAGAGCCTATTGCCACAGCTATTGCCACAGCTTTTGGTTGGATGAGCGAGGGGGCTGCTGGAGTTGGGTTTTTCGTATTTTGGTGGGCGCACCTTTTATTTCTTTTAACATTTCTCGTTTACATTCCTCAATCAAAGCATGCTCATTTAATTGCGGGTCCCGCAAATGTGTGGCTTGGCCCAACCCATAAAAAAGGTCAGCTCGAAGCAATAGATTTTGAAGATGAAGAGTCAGAGAAATTTGGAAAAAATCAAATAGAAGATTTTGATCAAAAGCAGCTACTTGATCTTTATGCCTGTGTGGAATGTGGGCGCTGTACGAGTGTTTGTCCCGCTACAGGCACAGGTAAAATCCTGTCACCAATGGATTTAATCGTAAAAATGCGTGATCATCTCACAGAAAAAGGAGCGGTTGTGACATCAAGGGCCCCATGGATGCCAAAGTTTGCTTTTAATCATACGTTAGGCAATCGTTTGGCTTCAGCAGGTGGGAAGGAAGCTGCCGCAACACTTGAGGAGAATCCTTATGACACGAACCTTATAGGCGAGGTCATTACAGAAGAAGAACTTTGGGCGTGTACCACTTGTCGTAACTGTGAGGACCAATGCCCTGTTATGAATGAGCATGTAGATAAAATTATAGATATGCGTCGCTACCTTGTTTTGACTGAAGGACAAATGGATCCAGAGGCTCAGCGGACAATTAAAAATATAGAAAAACAAGGTAATCCTTGGGGGATTAATCGGAAAGAACGGGAAAAGTGGCGGGAGCAGGACGAGACGCTAGACATACCTACCGTCAAAGATATGAAAAAGCGAGGCGAGGATTTTGACTACTTATTCTTTGTAGGCTCAATGGGTTCTTACGATAATCGAAGTCAAAAGATTGTAAGAGCATTTGCAAGGATCATGAATGAGGCTGGTGTGACCTTTGCGATTCTTGGGAATAAAGAGAAAAACTCAGGTGATACACCACGGAGAATTGGTAATGAGTTTCTTTTTCAAGAACTGGCCACTGCTAATATTCAAGAGTTTGAAAAAAATAATATTAAAAGGATTGTCACTATCGATCCGCATACGTACAATACGTTTAAAAACGAATACCCAGACTTCGGTCTTGATGCAGAGGTCTACCATCACACCGAATTAATTTTCAAATGGCTGAAAGAAGGAAGAATCCGTCCCAAAAAAGAAGTTAATGAAACGATTGTTTATCATGACTCCTGTTATCTTGGGCGTTACAATGATGTCTACGACCCTCCTAGAGAAATTTTAAAGGCAATTCCAGGCGTCAAACTTGTAGAAATGGAACGAAATAGAGAAAATGGTATGTGCTGTGGTGCTGGTGGAGGCATGATGTGGATGGAGGAAAACACGGGCACACGTGTGAATGAGGCCCGTACAGAACAGGCGCTTGCCACATCACCAGGAGTTATTGGAAGTGCTTGCCCTTATTGTTTAACGATGCTTAGTGATGGGACGAAAGCTAAGGAAATGGAAGATAGTGTTAAAACACTTGATGTGGCAGAAATCGTAGTCGCTTCTTTGCAAGAAGAGACATCATTATCACATATTTAA
- the rpoE gene encoding DNA-directed RNA polymerase subunit delta — protein MSIKDFSNEQLEETSMLQIAYELLLEEKKPIDYHALLKQVGDVKDMTEEQLNKRISHLYTEMSIDGRFVNIGDSRWGLRSWYPFDQTEEELSQTATKERKRKAKEEDDYLDETEDFDQFEDLEDELDELANEEDTDFDELDEDDFDDKDLDEDSEEEDVR, from the coding sequence ATGAGTATAAAAGATTTTAGCAATGAACAGCTTGAAGAAACGTCAATGCTTCAGATTGCATATGAACTTCTTTTGGAGGAGAAAAAACCGATTGATTACCACGCCCTTCTCAAGCAAGTTGGGGATGTTAAAGACATGACCGAGGAACAACTGAACAAACGGATTTCACACCTTTATACTGAAATGTCCATAGATGGTCGGTTTGTTAACATCGGGGATAGCCGATGGGGATTACGTTCTTGGTATCCATTTGACCAAACGGAGGAGGAGCTGTCTCAAACAGCTACTAAAGAGCGTAAACGTAAAGCGAAAGAAGAAGACGACTACTTAGACGAGACAGAAGACTTCGATCAATTTGAAGATCTTGAAGATGAACTTGATGAACTTGCTAATGAAGAGGATACGGATTTTGACGAACTTGATGAAGATGATTTTGATGATAAGGATTTAGATGAAGACAGTGAAGAAGAGGATGTTCGTTAA